The genomic DNA GAGCACGCTCGGGACGTGGTCTTCGAGCTGCACCGCCGCTCGGGTTCCTTGTGGGGCGACCGGTCGGAACAGCGCGCGTTCCGCTTCGCGCATCGCTCGCAGGGCCGCAGCCTGTTCGCCTTCGAGCGGTTGCGCACGCGCCGCGCCCGTATGGCAGACCACGCCGAGCGCGAGCAGCACGGCTGCGCGCGGGACGGCTCGTGGCGATGGCCTGGGCGTAGGGGGGGCGGACGGCACGCCGCAGGGTAGCAGCCCCCGCCGCGGGGCTGTAGCGGCGAGTGCGCTGCGGGCTTTGGCCGTTTACCTCGTGGGCGAAGCAGGGTAGACATCGGGGCGCGGTCGAGCCGCCCCCGTCCCCCATCGGTCGGGGTCACCCAGGAGAGATCGTGCATCGAGGAGTTCGCCAGTTTCTGAAGTGGGTCGGCGTCAAGCGCGCGGAGCTCACCCTCAACCCGCCAGCATCGAACGCGGAGCTGCGGGCGTTGGAGCAGACGCTGGGCGGGCCGCTCCCCTCGGACCTGCGCCTGATCCTGACGCGCTTCAATGGCGGCGAGCTCCCCGTGGGCAAGATGCTTCCGGTCGGCCTCGAGCCCGGCACCATCGGCGCCGCCGTTCGCGACTACGCCAACGCCATGCGCAAGGATTTCCTGGACCCCGAGCTGCTGCTGCCGTTCTGTGAGACGGCTGAAGGCAGCCTGCTGGCGTTCGACCGCAGCGCCGGACCGGTGTCCGACACGTGGCCCATCGTGGACTACTACCCGGACACCGGGGAAGAGCGGATGATCCACCGCACGATGGATGGGTGGTGCCAGACCTGCGTCAGCGAGTGGGAGAGCCCCGACTTCGGGGCTGAGTTCACGCTCGACGTCTACCTGCGCAAGGGGGAGCGTCACGTCAGCGTGGAGCCCGACGTCGCGACCGCTTTCGCCAGTGTGGCCCACGCACGCAAGCGCGCGGGCATGCCCGAGGAGGCGATGCGGGCCTATCTGGCGGCAGCTCGCTGCGTGCCGTCGCTGCCGTGGTGCGATTGGGAGGCGCTCAAGATCGCGGTGCTGATCGACAAGCGCGCCGAAGCGTACGAGGCGTCCTCTCGCCTGGCGGCGCGCGCGCCTGCGTCCGCCTGGGAGCAGCGCGAGACCTCTCCGCTGTGGGTAGCGCAGGTGGTCGCGCCGCTGGCGCGTCGCACGGGGTCGCCGTCACGCTGGGTGCGTATGCTCAGCCAACTCGAGGAGGCGGCTCCCGAGGACGAGCGGGAAGACGTGGAGGCCATCCGCGTGGCGATGGAGACCGGGGCGCCGTTCCCGCCGCTGGACCCGCTGCGTGAGGAACCGCTCGTCCCTCCAATGGAGGACACCAACGCCTGGTTCGATGCCGTCAAGCGCAGCTATCTGGCCGGCGTCGTGCGAGACGAGGACCTGCTCCTCGAGCCCACGATGGCCCCCCTGCGGGAGCGGTACCCGCTCGGGGATTGCTTGCGGGTGCGGCGAGACTTCTGAGTCGCTGCCGTTGGGTGCGTCGCCCGCGCCTGGGCGCTAT from Sandaracinaceae bacterium includes the following:
- a CDS encoding SMI1/KNR4 family protein, with amino-acid sequence MHRGVRQFLKWVGVKRAELTLNPPASNAELRALEQTLGGPLPSDLRLILTRFNGGELPVGKMLPVGLEPGTIGAAVRDYANAMRKDFLDPELLLPFCETAEGSLLAFDRSAGPVSDTWPIVDYYPDTGEERMIHRTMDGWCQTCVSEWESPDFGAEFTLDVYLRKGERHVSVEPDVATAFASVAHARKRAGMPEEAMRAYLAAARCVPSLPWCDWEALKIAVLIDKRAEAYEASSRLAARAPASAWEQRETSPLWVAQVVAPLARRTGSPSRWVRMLSQLEEAAPEDEREDVEAIRVAMETGAPFPPLDPLREEPLVPPMEDTNAWFDAVKRSYLAGVVRDEDLLLEPTMAPLRERYPLGDCLRVRRDF